One Streptomyces sp. NBC_00223 genomic window carries:
- a CDS encoding NUDIX hydrolase — protein sequence MSTLHADAVRVLENWHTPDPEQDKLRGEYLAHLAAHPDGVWKPCKAGHITASVLVLDPPRERVLLTLHAKLKMWLQTGGHCEPEDTALDASALREGTEESGIAGLRLLVPGPVQLDRHLTPCAWHLDVQYAAVAPEGAVESISDESLDLRWFTFDEAVAVSDSSVASLVTRTRTLL from the coding sequence GTGAGCACACTGCACGCGGACGCCGTGCGCGTCCTTGAGAACTGGCACACCCCCGACCCGGAGCAGGACAAGCTCCGCGGCGAGTATCTGGCCCATCTGGCCGCGCACCCGGACGGGGTGTGGAAACCGTGCAAGGCCGGGCACATCACGGCGAGCGTGCTGGTGCTCGACCCGCCGCGAGAACGTGTCCTGCTCACCTTGCACGCCAAGCTGAAAATGTGGCTACAGACCGGCGGCCACTGCGAACCCGAGGACACGGCGCTCGACGCCTCGGCGCTGCGCGAGGGCACCGAGGAGTCCGGGATCGCGGGGCTGCGGCTGCTGGTGCCCGGGCCGGTCCAGTTGGACCGGCATCTGACCCCGTGCGCCTGGCATCTCGACGTGCAGTACGCCGCTGTGGCGCCCGAGGGCGCGGTCGAGTCGATCAGCGACGAATCACTCGACCTGCGCTGGTTCACCTTCGACGAGGCCGTCGCGGTCTCGGACAGCTCGGTGGCGAGCCTGGTGACCAGGACCCGCACACTGCTGTGA
- a CDS encoding AIM24 family protein has protein sequence MQSPLFAFTEVQNEDHYTLQNSYLLRVRLDGNTGPDCLAKKGSMVAYQGMIEFDGEYQSHHQGRARRQTGEGLDLMRCSGQGTVYLANLAQQIHILDVDHDGLTVDSAYVLALDSGLHWDVIAVDSEFGLSGTGAYNLNIAGNGKVALMTSGKPLMMPVTPDKYVSCDADAVVAWSSSLRVQMQAQTSSSSVFRRRGNTGEGWELNFVGQGYVLVQPSELMPPQNVVLQGLRGQYGLGAGGHGQNQGNAWSGR, from the coding sequence AGAACTCCTATCTGCTCCGGGTCCGCCTGGACGGGAACACCGGCCCGGACTGTCTGGCCAAGAAGGGTTCGATGGTCGCCTATCAGGGCATGATCGAATTCGACGGCGAGTACCAGTCCCACCACCAGGGCAGGGCCCGCCGGCAGACCGGTGAGGGCCTGGACCTGATGCGCTGCTCGGGTCAGGGCACCGTCTACCTTGCCAATCTCGCCCAGCAGATCCACATCCTCGACGTGGACCACGACGGGCTGACCGTTGACAGCGCCTATGTGCTCGCCCTTGACTCGGGGCTGCACTGGGACGTGATCGCCGTCGACAGCGAGTTCGGCCTGTCCGGCACCGGCGCGTACAACCTGAACATCGCGGGCAACGGCAAGGTCGCCCTGATGACCTCGGGCAAGCCGCTGATGATGCCGGTGACCCCGGACAAGTACGTCTCCTGTGACGCGGACGCGGTCGTCGCCTGGTCCAGCAGCCTGCGGGTCCAGATGCAGGCGCAGACCAGCAGCTCGTCGGTCTTCCGCAGGCGCGGAAACACCGGCGAGGGCTGGGAGCTGAACTTCGTCGGGCAGGGCTATGTCCTGGTCCAGCCCAGCGAGCTGATGCCGCCGCAGAACGTGGTGCTCCAGGGCCTGCGCGGGCAGTACGGCCTGGGAGCGGGCGGGCACGGCCAGAACCAGGGCAACGCCTGGTCGGGGCGGTAG